The proteins below come from a single Malus domestica chromosome 03, GDT2T_hap1 genomic window:
- the LOC103432695 gene encoding BRCT domain-containing protein At4g02110 isoform X3 has translation MTMVGLMGAQFSKPLVANKVTHLVCYKFEGEKYELAKKIPKMKLVNHRWLEDCLRDWQLLPEENYNISGYELEMMEAEARDSEDEAENTFGKQSGVRSMYKSPHNIKAGSPATSRLPKSEGEVRKVPLIFDNAIGNLSIPRNENKLDQTSSFSNSYVSKGLGCQDARELRDSSGCDLNDQHHRTPDPKVRDDFISNCGSAGRASHSAGKLSYSRQTLCMPTVPTYTGDKSSGCSVSSKVPICKSSATLKDQANDKFDPNCVEVPLKGIHLQNGEESSGILPRKRVMDLSYASSKSQKMSPGAKSGSMHSPSPSNKSPKGKPTSLIDGSCRTTSHYIVTNDDHSPDKTSNLNAAGNSMAGVSPAKLSNLIQKPLACDLPFSATVISNMGKDENANMKSPLTTIRRLRKPSLSNKPGIVDCAEEKSTAAVSKAVELQNQPQDVEGSSASNKKSVNNSSNDPADLNMLKEGNNDLVTKHLEQKVKSKKTLGSRPRLVSANQKGSVHLYKDASLNDTAVLYNAGDSQKSPDPTKLDVLCPDVNVEAPNELEGKDVDMSADVDEKNIESMDDETEAPEEESEHKLENVVHEAKDIVVQATSKCDKKSEQEQHLQDHSDACTPRDAMASLGIEGNEREKSVSDNISLLVEPAADGDAVKGKKNQGKKHALGKTKLKTVHPVADVMKPKKVVSEENTRNDNTRVTEKKKEKRLAGLVGKAKCRSAPQNKLENSAKMKENKPIVGGDQTVSKAKQQAEKSIAKSGKTPLKIIQTSAERSDNPSIPEGKASSKVKIEPVRFILSGHRFQRKEFQKVIKRLKGRCCRDSHHWSYQATHFISPDRVGRTEKFFAAAASGRWILKSDYLEASDKEGRFLEEEPYEWYKNGLSEDGTINLEAPRKWRLLRKRTGHGAFHGMRVIIYGECIAPPLDTLKRVVKAGDGTILATSPPYTRFLKSGVDYAIVSPGMPRADMWVQELLNHEIPCVVADYLVEYVCKPGYPLDRHVLYNTNAWAEKSFERVQSRAEEVVEEAFTGEDGEDGDDASCGGGSDIPCVVCGSGERGEVMLICGNESGSVGCGIGTHIECCNPPLESVPEDDWFCPDCSWSKNSTKSSKKRKKGRSSK, from the exons ATG ACAATGGTTGGGTTAATGGGTGCTCAGTTTTCTAAGCCCTTGGTGGCAAACAAAGTCACTCATCTCGTATGCTACAAATTTGAGG GGGAGAAGTACGAACTTGCCAAGAAAATCCCAAAGATGAAGCTTGTCAACCATCGTTGGTTGGAAGATTG CTTAAGGGATTGGCAACTTCTTCCAGAAGAGAATTACAACATTAG TGGCTATGAACTGGAGATGATGGAGGCTGAGGCTAGAGATTCAGAAGATGAGGCTGAAAACACATTTGGGAAGCAATCTGGGGTGAGAAGCATGTATAAGAGTCCTCACAATATAAAAGCTGGCTCACCAGCAACGTCTAGATTGCCTAAATCAGAAGGAGAGGTGCGAAAGGTTCCCTTGATTTTTGATAATGCCATTGGCAACTTATCAATTCCTCGGAATGAGAATAAATTGGATCAAACCTCAAGCTTTTCTAATTCTTATGTTTCCAAGGGATTAGGCTGTCAGGATGCACGTGAGTTGAGGGATTCTAGTGGCTGTGACCTAAATGATCAACATCACCGAACCCCTGACCCTAAGGTGAGAGATGATTTCATCTCTAATTGTGGTTCTGCTGGAAGAGCTTCGCACTCTGCTGGGAAATTAAGCTACTCAAGGCAAACCTTATGCATGCCAACAGTTCCAACATACACGGGCGATAAATCAAGCGGTTGTAGTGTGTCTTCTAAAGTACCTATTTGCAAATCAAGTGCCACTTTGAAAGATCAAGCAAATGACAAATTTGACCCCAATTGTGTTGAAGTCCCTTTAAAAGGAATTCATTTACAGAATGGAGAAGAGTCAAGTGGTATATTGCCTCGGAAAAGGGTGATGGATCTCTCTTATGCTAGCTCCAAATCACAGAAGATGAGTCCAGGTGCAAAATCAGGCAGTATGCATAGTCCTTCACCAAGTAATAAATCTCCGAAAGGAAAGCCTACATCTTTGATTGATGGTTCATGCAGGACTACTAGCCATTATATTGTCACAAATGATGACCACTCTCCGGATAAGACTAGCAATTTGAATGCTGCAGGAAACTCAATGGCTGGTGTTTCACCAGCCAAATTATCTAATTTAATTCAGAAGCCATTGGCATGTGATCTCCCTTTCTCTGCCACTGTGATCTCAAACATGGGGAAAGATGAAAATGCAAACATGAAATCACCTCTAACCACTATTCGAAGATTAAGAAAGCCTAGCTTATCCAACAAGCCTGGTATTGTAGATTGTGCTGAGGAAAAGTCTACAGCTGCAGTCAGCAAAGCAGTGGAACTGCAAAATCAGCCACAAGATGTTGAGGGTTCATCTGCAAGTAACAAAAAGTCAGTGAATAACAGTTCCAACGACCCTGCTGATCTGAACATGCTTAAAGAGGGAAATAATGACTTAGTAACAAAACATCTTGAGCAGAAGGTGAAGTCCAAGAAGACTCTGGGTTCTAGGCCTAGGTTAGTTTCTGCTAACCAAAAGGGGTCTGTGCACTTATATAAAGATGCCTCCTTAAATGATACGGCAGTTCTTTATAATGCAGGGGATTCTCAGAAATCTCCTGATCCCACAAAGCTTGATGTGCTTTGTCCAGATGTTAATGTTGAGGCCCCAAACGAGCTGGAGGGAAAAGATGTTGACATGTCTGCAGATGTTGATGAGAAAAACATTGAATCTATGGATGATGAAACTGAAGCTCCAGAGGAAGAAAGTGAACATAAATTAGAGAATGTAGTTCACGAAGCCAAGGATATAGTGGTCCAAGCAACAAGTAAATGTGATAAGAAGTCAGAACAGGAGCAGCACCTACAGGATCATTCTGATGCCTGTACTCCCCGTGATGCAATGGCCTCATTGGGTATAGAAGGAAACGAACGAGAAAAGTCAGTTTCTGACAACATTTCTCTGCTGGTTGAGCCAGCCGCAGACGGAGACGCTGTCAAGGGAAAGAAGAACCAAGGGAAAAAGCATGCTTTGGGTAAAACCAAGCTGAAAACTGTTCACCCTGTCGCGGATGTTATGAAACCTAAAAAAGTAGTATCTGAGGAAAATACTCGGAATGATAACACTAGGGTgacagagaagaaaaaagaaaaaagacttGCAGGTCTAGTGGGCAAAGCTAAGTGCCGCAGTGCGCCCCAAAATAAGTTAGAGAACTCTGCCAAAATGAAGGAGAACAAGCCAATTGTTGGTGGAGATCAAACTGTAAGCAAGGCCAAACAGCAGGCAGAAAAATCAATAGCTAAATCTGGTAAAACTCCGTTGAAGATAATTCAAACATCTGCGGAGAGAAGTGACAATCCTTCAATACCCGAAGGGAAGGCTTCAAGCAAAGTTAAAATTGAACCTGTTAGGTTTATTCTGAGTGGGCACCGATTTCAAAGAAAGGAGTTTCAAAAAGTTATCAAGCGTTTGAAAGGAAGATGTTGCCGGGATTCTCATCACTGGTCTTACCAGGCAACACACTTCATCTCTCCAGATCGAGTTGGCAGGACAGAGAAATTTTTCGCAGCTGCAGCGTCTGGAAG GTGGATTCTTAAGAGTGATTATCTGGAAGCTAGTGATAAGGAAGGAAGGTTTTTGGAAGAAGAACCTTATGAATGGTACAAGAATGGTCTTAGTGAAGATGGTACAATCAATTTGGAGGCCCCAAGGAAGTGGCGGCTCTTGAGAAAGAGAACAGGCCATGGTGCTTTCCATGGAATGCGCGTTATCATATATGGCGAATGTATTGCACCACCTTTG GATACTCTGAAGCGTGTCGTGAAGGCTGGTGATGGAACAATATTGGCGACTTCTCCTCCTTATACCCGCTTCCTTAAGTCGGGGGTTGACTATGCCATTGTCAGCCCAGGCATGCCGCGTGCCGATATGTGGGTACAAGAGTTGTTGAACCATGAGATACCCTGCGTAGTGGCCGATTACTTGGTTGAGTACGTGTGCAAACCTGGGTACCCGCTCGACAGACACGTGCTATACAACACCAATGCGTGGGCGGAAAAGTCTTTTGAGAGAGTGCAGAGCAGAGCGGAAGAGGTGGTGGAGGAAGCGTTTACAGGTGAGGATGGTGAGGATGGTGACGATGCTAGTTGTGGTGGTGGTAGTGACATACCTTGCGTGGTGTGTGGGTCTGGGGAGAGAGGGGAGGTGATGCTGATATGCGGCAACGAAAGTGGGAGCGTTGGGTGTGGAATTGGTACTCATATCGAGTGCTGCAATCCACCACTTGAAAGTGTTCCGGAGGATGACTGGTTTTGTCCAGACTGTAGCTGGAGCAAAAACAGCACCAAGTCGtccaagaaaaggaaaaagggtAGGAGCAGCaaatga
- the LOC103432695 gene encoding BRCT domain-containing protein At4g02110 isoform X2, producing MTEGSSPAKTFVGVRFLLLGFDPLDEHQVRSKLVDCGGEDAAHYSPNCTHVIVDKIVYDDPVCVAARNDAKTLVTALWVHHSFDVGLPIDPTSIIYRPLRDLNGIPDAKRLIVCLTGYQRQDRDDIMTMVGLMGAQFSKPLVANKVTHLVCYKFEGEKYELAKKIPKMKLVNHRWLEDCLRDWQLLPEENYNISGYELEMMEAEARDSEDEAENTFGKQSGVRSMYKSPHNIKAGSPATSRLPKSEGEGLGCQDARELRDSSGCDLNDQHHRTPDPKVRDDFISNCGSAGRASHSAGKLSYSRQTLCMPTVPTYTGDKSSGCSVSSKVPICKSSATLKDQANDKFDPNCVEVPLKGIHLQNGEESSGILPRKRVMDLSYASSKSQKMSPGAKSGSMHSPSPSNKSPKGKPTSLIDGSCRTTSHYIVTNDDHSPDKTSNLNAAGNSMAGVSPAKLSNLIQKPLACDLPFSATVISNMGKDENANMKSPLTTIRRLRKPSLSNKPGIVDCAEEKSTAAVSKAVELQNQPQDVEGSSASNKKSVNNSSNDPADLNMLKEGNNDLVTKHLEQKVKSKKTLGSRPRLVSANQKGSVHLYKDASLNDTAVLYNAGDSQKSPDPTKLDVLCPDVNVEAPNELEGKDVDMSADVDEKNIESMDDETEAPEEESEHKLENVVHEAKDIVVQATSKCDKKSEQEQHLQDHSDACTPRDAMASLGIEGNEREKSVSDNISLLVEPAADGDAVKGKKNQGKKHALGKTKLKTVHPVADVMKPKKVVSEENTRNDNTRVTEKKKEKRLAGLVGKAKCRSAPQNKLENSAKMKENKPIVGGDQTVSKAKQQAEKSIAKSGKTPLKIIQTSAERSDNPSIPEGKASSKVKIEPVRFILSGHRFQRKEFQKVIKRLKGRCCRDSHHWSYQATHFISPDRVGRTEKFFAAAASGRWILKSDYLEASDKEGRFLEEEPYEWYKNGLSEDGTINLEAPRKWRLLRKRTGHGAFHGMRVIIYGECIAPPLDTLKRVVKAGDGTILATSPPYTRFLKSGVDYAIVSPGMPRADMWVQELLNHEIPCVVADYLVEYVCKPGYPLDRHVLYNTNAWAEKSFERVQSRAEEVVEEAFTGEDGEDGDDASCGGGSDIPCVVCGSGERGEVMLICGNESGSVGCGIGTHIECCNPPLESVPEDDWFCPDCSWSKNSTKSSKKRKKGRSSK from the exons atgacgGAGGGAAGTTCACCGGCCAAGACGTTTGTAGGCGTCCGTTTCCTTCTTTTGGGATTCGACCCCCTTGACGAGCACCAG GTTCGATCTAAGCTTGTAGATTGCGGCGGAGAGGATGCTGCCCACTATTCCCCCAATTGCACCCACGTCATTGTGGATAAAATTGTGTAT GATGATCCCGTATGTGTTGCTGCTCGAAATGACGCCAAGACTCTTGTCACCGCTTTATGGGTTCATCATAGTTTTGATGTCGGACTCCCCATTGATCCCACTTCG ATTATATACAGACCTCTTAGAGATTTGAATGGTATTCCGGATGCCAAGAGACTAATTGTATGCTTGACTGGATATCAACGACAAGATAGAGATGACATTATG ACAATGGTTGGGTTAATGGGTGCTCAGTTTTCTAAGCCCTTGGTGGCAAACAAAGTCACTCATCTCGTATGCTACAAATTTGAGG GGGAGAAGTACGAACTTGCCAAGAAAATCCCAAAGATGAAGCTTGTCAACCATCGTTGGTTGGAAGATTG CTTAAGGGATTGGCAACTTCTTCCAGAAGAGAATTACAACATTAG TGGCTATGAACTGGAGATGATGGAGGCTGAGGCTAGAGATTCAGAAGATGAGGCTGAAAACACATTTGGGAAGCAATCTGGGGTGAGAAGCATGTATAAGAGTCCTCACAATATAAAAGCTGGCTCACCAGCAACGTCTAGATTGCCTAAATCAGAAGGAGAG GGATTAGGCTGTCAGGATGCACGTGAGTTGAGGGATTCTAGTGGCTGTGACCTAAATGATCAACATCACCGAACCCCTGACCCTAAGGTGAGAGATGATTTCATCTCTAATTGTGGTTCTGCTGGAAGAGCTTCGCACTCTGCTGGGAAATTAAGCTACTCAAGGCAAACCTTATGCATGCCAACAGTTCCAACATACACGGGCGATAAATCAAGCGGTTGTAGTGTGTCTTCTAAAGTACCTATTTGCAAATCAAGTGCCACTTTGAAAGATCAAGCAAATGACAAATTTGACCCCAATTGTGTTGAAGTCCCTTTAAAAGGAATTCATTTACAGAATGGAGAAGAGTCAAGTGGTATATTGCCTCGGAAAAGGGTGATGGATCTCTCTTATGCTAGCTCCAAATCACAGAAGATGAGTCCAGGTGCAAAATCAGGCAGTATGCATAGTCCTTCACCAAGTAATAAATCTCCGAAAGGAAAGCCTACATCTTTGATTGATGGTTCATGCAGGACTACTAGCCATTATATTGTCACAAATGATGACCACTCTCCGGATAAGACTAGCAATTTGAATGCTGCAGGAAACTCAATGGCTGGTGTTTCACCAGCCAAATTATCTAATTTAATTCAGAAGCCATTGGCATGTGATCTCCCTTTCTCTGCCACTGTGATCTCAAACATGGGGAAAGATGAAAATGCAAACATGAAATCACCTCTAACCACTATTCGAAGATTAAGAAAGCCTAGCTTATCCAACAAGCCTGGTATTGTAGATTGTGCTGAGGAAAAGTCTACAGCTGCAGTCAGCAAAGCAGTGGAACTGCAAAATCAGCCACAAGATGTTGAGGGTTCATCTGCAAGTAACAAAAAGTCAGTGAATAACAGTTCCAACGACCCTGCTGATCTGAACATGCTTAAAGAGGGAAATAATGACTTAGTAACAAAACATCTTGAGCAGAAGGTGAAGTCCAAGAAGACTCTGGGTTCTAGGCCTAGGTTAGTTTCTGCTAACCAAAAGGGGTCTGTGCACTTATATAAAGATGCCTCCTTAAATGATACGGCAGTTCTTTATAATGCAGGGGATTCTCAGAAATCTCCTGATCCCACAAAGCTTGATGTGCTTTGTCCAGATGTTAATGTTGAGGCCCCAAACGAGCTGGAGGGAAAAGATGTTGACATGTCTGCAGATGTTGATGAGAAAAACATTGAATCTATGGATGATGAAACTGAAGCTCCAGAGGAAGAAAGTGAACATAAATTAGAGAATGTAGTTCACGAAGCCAAGGATATAGTGGTCCAAGCAACAAGTAAATGTGATAAGAAGTCAGAACAGGAGCAGCACCTACAGGATCATTCTGATGCCTGTACTCCCCGTGATGCAATGGCCTCATTGGGTATAGAAGGAAACGAACGAGAAAAGTCAGTTTCTGACAACATTTCTCTGCTGGTTGAGCCAGCCGCAGACGGAGACGCTGTCAAGGGAAAGAAGAACCAAGGGAAAAAGCATGCTTTGGGTAAAACCAAGCTGAAAACTGTTCACCCTGTCGCGGATGTTATGAAACCTAAAAAAGTAGTATCTGAGGAAAATACTCGGAATGATAACACTAGGGTgacagagaagaaaaaagaaaaaagacttGCAGGTCTAGTGGGCAAAGCTAAGTGCCGCAGTGCGCCCCAAAATAAGTTAGAGAACTCTGCCAAAATGAAGGAGAACAAGCCAATTGTTGGTGGAGATCAAACTGTAAGCAAGGCCAAACAGCAGGCAGAAAAATCAATAGCTAAATCTGGTAAAACTCCGTTGAAGATAATTCAAACATCTGCGGAGAGAAGTGACAATCCTTCAATACCCGAAGGGAAGGCTTCAAGCAAAGTTAAAATTGAACCTGTTAGGTTTATTCTGAGTGGGCACCGATTTCAAAGAAAGGAGTTTCAAAAAGTTATCAAGCGTTTGAAAGGAAGATGTTGCCGGGATTCTCATCACTGGTCTTACCAGGCAACACACTTCATCTCTCCAGATCGAGTTGGCAGGACAGAGAAATTTTTCGCAGCTGCAGCGTCTGGAAG GTGGATTCTTAAGAGTGATTATCTGGAAGCTAGTGATAAGGAAGGAAGGTTTTTGGAAGAAGAACCTTATGAATGGTACAAGAATGGTCTTAGTGAAGATGGTACAATCAATTTGGAGGCCCCAAGGAAGTGGCGGCTCTTGAGAAAGAGAACAGGCCATGGTGCTTTCCATGGAATGCGCGTTATCATATATGGCGAATGTATTGCACCACCTTTG GATACTCTGAAGCGTGTCGTGAAGGCTGGTGATGGAACAATATTGGCGACTTCTCCTCCTTATACCCGCTTCCTTAAGTCGGGGGTTGACTATGCCATTGTCAGCCCAGGCATGCCGCGTGCCGATATGTGGGTACAAGAGTTGTTGAACCATGAGATACCCTGCGTAGTGGCCGATTACTTGGTTGAGTACGTGTGCAAACCTGGGTACCCGCTCGACAGACACGTGCTATACAACACCAATGCGTGGGCGGAAAAGTCTTTTGAGAGAGTGCAGAGCAGAGCGGAAGAGGTGGTGGAGGAAGCGTTTACAGGTGAGGATGGTGAGGATGGTGACGATGCTAGTTGTGGTGGTGGTAGTGACATACCTTGCGTGGTGTGTGGGTCTGGGGAGAGAGGGGAGGTGATGCTGATATGCGGCAACGAAAGTGGGAGCGTTGGGTGTGGAATTGGTACTCATATCGAGTGCTGCAATCCACCACTTGAAAGTGTTCCGGAGGATGACTGGTTTTGTCCAGACTGTAGCTGGAGCAAAAACAGCACCAAGTCGtccaagaaaaggaaaaagggtAGGAGCAGCaaatga
- the LOC103432695 gene encoding BRCT domain-containing protein At4g02110 isoform X1, with product MTEGSSPAKTFVGVRFLLLGFDPLDEHQVRSKLVDCGGEDAAHYSPNCTHVIVDKIVYDDPVCVAARNDAKTLVTALWVHHSFDVGLPIDPTSIIYRPLRDLNGIPDAKRLIVCLTGYQRQDRDDIMTMVGLMGAQFSKPLVANKVTHLVCYKFEGEKYELAKKIPKMKLVNHRWLEDCLRDWQLLPEENYNISGYELEMMEAEARDSEDEAENTFGKQSGVRSMYKSPHNIKAGSPATSRLPKSEGEVRKVPLIFDNAIGNLSIPRNENKLDQTSSFSNSYVSKGLGCQDARELRDSSGCDLNDQHHRTPDPKVRDDFISNCGSAGRASHSAGKLSYSRQTLCMPTVPTYTGDKSSGCSVSSKVPICKSSATLKDQANDKFDPNCVEVPLKGIHLQNGEESSGILPRKRVMDLSYASSKSQKMSPGAKSGSMHSPSPSNKSPKGKPTSLIDGSCRTTSHYIVTNDDHSPDKTSNLNAAGNSMAGVSPAKLSNLIQKPLACDLPFSATVISNMGKDENANMKSPLTTIRRLRKPSLSNKPGIVDCAEEKSTAAVSKAVELQNQPQDVEGSSASNKKSVNNSSNDPADLNMLKEGNNDLVTKHLEQKVKSKKTLGSRPRLVSANQKGSVHLYKDASLNDTAVLYNAGDSQKSPDPTKLDVLCPDVNVEAPNELEGKDVDMSADVDEKNIESMDDETEAPEEESEHKLENVVHEAKDIVVQATSKCDKKSEQEQHLQDHSDACTPRDAMASLGIEGNEREKSVSDNISLLVEPAADGDAVKGKKNQGKKHALGKTKLKTVHPVADVMKPKKVVSEENTRNDNTRVTEKKKEKRLAGLVGKAKCRSAPQNKLENSAKMKENKPIVGGDQTVSKAKQQAEKSIAKSGKTPLKIIQTSAERSDNPSIPEGKASSKVKIEPVRFILSGHRFQRKEFQKVIKRLKGRCCRDSHHWSYQATHFISPDRVGRTEKFFAAAASGRWILKSDYLEASDKEGRFLEEEPYEWYKNGLSEDGTINLEAPRKWRLLRKRTGHGAFHGMRVIIYGECIAPPLDTLKRVVKAGDGTILATSPPYTRFLKSGVDYAIVSPGMPRADMWVQELLNHEIPCVVADYLVEYVCKPGYPLDRHVLYNTNAWAEKSFERVQSRAEEVVEEAFTGEDGEDGDDASCGGGSDIPCVVCGSGERGEVMLICGNESGSVGCGIGTHIECCNPPLESVPEDDWFCPDCSWSKNSTKSSKKRKKGRSSK from the exons atgacgGAGGGAAGTTCACCGGCCAAGACGTTTGTAGGCGTCCGTTTCCTTCTTTTGGGATTCGACCCCCTTGACGAGCACCAG GTTCGATCTAAGCTTGTAGATTGCGGCGGAGAGGATGCTGCCCACTATTCCCCCAATTGCACCCACGTCATTGTGGATAAAATTGTGTAT GATGATCCCGTATGTGTTGCTGCTCGAAATGACGCCAAGACTCTTGTCACCGCTTTATGGGTTCATCATAGTTTTGATGTCGGACTCCCCATTGATCCCACTTCG ATTATATACAGACCTCTTAGAGATTTGAATGGTATTCCGGATGCCAAGAGACTAATTGTATGCTTGACTGGATATCAACGACAAGATAGAGATGACATTATG ACAATGGTTGGGTTAATGGGTGCTCAGTTTTCTAAGCCCTTGGTGGCAAACAAAGTCACTCATCTCGTATGCTACAAATTTGAGG GGGAGAAGTACGAACTTGCCAAGAAAATCCCAAAGATGAAGCTTGTCAACCATCGTTGGTTGGAAGATTG CTTAAGGGATTGGCAACTTCTTCCAGAAGAGAATTACAACATTAG TGGCTATGAACTGGAGATGATGGAGGCTGAGGCTAGAGATTCAGAAGATGAGGCTGAAAACACATTTGGGAAGCAATCTGGGGTGAGAAGCATGTATAAGAGTCCTCACAATATAAAAGCTGGCTCACCAGCAACGTCTAGATTGCCTAAATCAGAAGGAGAGGTGCGAAAGGTTCCCTTGATTTTTGATAATGCCATTGGCAACTTATCAATTCCTCGGAATGAGAATAAATTGGATCAAACCTCAAGCTTTTCTAATTCTTATGTTTCCAAGGGATTAGGCTGTCAGGATGCACGTGAGTTGAGGGATTCTAGTGGCTGTGACCTAAATGATCAACATCACCGAACCCCTGACCCTAAGGTGAGAGATGATTTCATCTCTAATTGTGGTTCTGCTGGAAGAGCTTCGCACTCTGCTGGGAAATTAAGCTACTCAAGGCAAACCTTATGCATGCCAACAGTTCCAACATACACGGGCGATAAATCAAGCGGTTGTAGTGTGTCTTCTAAAGTACCTATTTGCAAATCAAGTGCCACTTTGAAAGATCAAGCAAATGACAAATTTGACCCCAATTGTGTTGAAGTCCCTTTAAAAGGAATTCATTTACAGAATGGAGAAGAGTCAAGTGGTATATTGCCTCGGAAAAGGGTGATGGATCTCTCTTATGCTAGCTCCAAATCACAGAAGATGAGTCCAGGTGCAAAATCAGGCAGTATGCATAGTCCTTCACCAAGTAATAAATCTCCGAAAGGAAAGCCTACATCTTTGATTGATGGTTCATGCAGGACTACTAGCCATTATATTGTCACAAATGATGACCACTCTCCGGATAAGACTAGCAATTTGAATGCTGCAGGAAACTCAATGGCTGGTGTTTCACCAGCCAAATTATCTAATTTAATTCAGAAGCCATTGGCATGTGATCTCCCTTTCTCTGCCACTGTGATCTCAAACATGGGGAAAGATGAAAATGCAAACATGAAATCACCTCTAACCACTATTCGAAGATTAAGAAAGCCTAGCTTATCCAACAAGCCTGGTATTGTAGATTGTGCTGAGGAAAAGTCTACAGCTGCAGTCAGCAAAGCAGTGGAACTGCAAAATCAGCCACAAGATGTTGAGGGTTCATCTGCAAGTAACAAAAAGTCAGTGAATAACAGTTCCAACGACCCTGCTGATCTGAACATGCTTAAAGAGGGAAATAATGACTTAGTAACAAAACATCTTGAGCAGAAGGTGAAGTCCAAGAAGACTCTGGGTTCTAGGCCTAGGTTAGTTTCTGCTAACCAAAAGGGGTCTGTGCACTTATATAAAGATGCCTCCTTAAATGATACGGCAGTTCTTTATAATGCAGGGGATTCTCAGAAATCTCCTGATCCCACAAAGCTTGATGTGCTTTGTCCAGATGTTAATGTTGAGGCCCCAAACGAGCTGGAGGGAAAAGATGTTGACATGTCTGCAGATGTTGATGAGAAAAACATTGAATCTATGGATGATGAAACTGAAGCTCCAGAGGAAGAAAGTGAACATAAATTAGAGAATGTAGTTCACGAAGCCAAGGATATAGTGGTCCAAGCAACAAGTAAATGTGATAAGAAGTCAGAACAGGAGCAGCACCTACAGGATCATTCTGATGCCTGTACTCCCCGTGATGCAATGGCCTCATTGGGTATAGAAGGAAACGAACGAGAAAAGTCAGTTTCTGACAACATTTCTCTGCTGGTTGAGCCAGCCGCAGACGGAGACGCTGTCAAGGGAAAGAAGAACCAAGGGAAAAAGCATGCTTTGGGTAAAACCAAGCTGAAAACTGTTCACCCTGTCGCGGATGTTATGAAACCTAAAAAAGTAGTATCTGAGGAAAATACTCGGAATGATAACACTAGGGTgacagagaagaaaaaagaaaaaagacttGCAGGTCTAGTGGGCAAAGCTAAGTGCCGCAGTGCGCCCCAAAATAAGTTAGAGAACTCTGCCAAAATGAAGGAGAACAAGCCAATTGTTGGTGGAGATCAAACTGTAAGCAAGGCCAAACAGCAGGCAGAAAAATCAATAGCTAAATCTGGTAAAACTCCGTTGAAGATAATTCAAACATCTGCGGAGAGAAGTGACAATCCTTCAATACCCGAAGGGAAGGCTTCAAGCAAAGTTAAAATTGAACCTGTTAGGTTTATTCTGAGTGGGCACCGATTTCAAAGAAAGGAGTTTCAAAAAGTTATCAAGCGTTTGAAAGGAAGATGTTGCCGGGATTCTCATCACTGGTCTTACCAGGCAACACACTTCATCTCTCCAGATCGAGTTGGCAGGACAGAGAAATTTTTCGCAGCTGCAGCGTCTGGAAG GTGGATTCTTAAGAGTGATTATCTGGAAGCTAGTGATAAGGAAGGAAGGTTTTTGGAAGAAGAACCTTATGAATGGTACAAGAATGGTCTTAGTGAAGATGGTACAATCAATTTGGAGGCCCCAAGGAAGTGGCGGCTCTTGAGAAAGAGAACAGGCCATGGTGCTTTCCATGGAATGCGCGTTATCATATATGGCGAATGTATTGCACCACCTTTG GATACTCTGAAGCGTGTCGTGAAGGCTGGTGATGGAACAATATTGGCGACTTCTCCTCCTTATACCCGCTTCCTTAAGTCGGGGGTTGACTATGCCATTGTCAGCCCAGGCATGCCGCGTGCCGATATGTGGGTACAAGAGTTGTTGAACCATGAGATACCCTGCGTAGTGGCCGATTACTTGGTTGAGTACGTGTGCAAACCTGGGTACCCGCTCGACAGACACGTGCTATACAACACCAATGCGTGGGCGGAAAAGTCTTTTGAGAGAGTGCAGAGCAGAGCGGAAGAGGTGGTGGAGGAAGCGTTTACAGGTGAGGATGGTGAGGATGGTGACGATGCTAGTTGTGGTGGTGGTAGTGACATACCTTGCGTGGTGTGTGGGTCTGGGGAGAGAGGGGAGGTGATGCTGATATGCGGCAACGAAAGTGGGAGCGTTGGGTGTGGAATTGGTACTCATATCGAGTGCTGCAATCCACCACTTGAAAGTGTTCCGGAGGATGACTGGTTTTGTCCAGACTGTAGCTGGAGCAAAAACAGCACCAAGTCGtccaagaaaaggaaaaagggtAGGAGCAGCaaatga